Proteins found in one archaeon genomic segment:
- a CDS encoding 50S ribosomal protein L5, protein MSQKAVQESPMRKLKVGKVVLNIGLGKSGEAIERGKKVLQQVTGQKPSQTKAKKAVRDFGIHKGEPIGVVVTVRGEETQALIEKLLAAREKKLPESCFDSRGSVSFGIKEHIEIPGIRYDPEIGILGMNVSILLERPGYSVSRRSRRTSKVGKAHRVSREDSLDYFRNNFGVTVS, encoded by the coding sequence TTGAGCCAGAAAGCCGTCCAGGAGAGTCCGATGAGGAAGCTCAAGGTCGGCAAGGTCGTCCTGAACATCGGTCTCGGTAAGTCAGGCGAGGCCATCGAGAGGGGCAAGAAGGTCCTCCAACAGGTGACGGGTCAGAAGCCCAGCCAGACGAAGGCCAAGAAGGCCGTCAGAGACTTTGGCATCCACAAAGGCGAGCCGATCGGGGTCGTGGTCACGGTGCGGGGAGAGGAGACGCAGGCCCTGATCGAGAAACTGCTCGCTGCCAGAGAGAAGAAGCTCCCGGAGTCGTGCTTCGACAGCAGAGGCTCAGTGTCCTTCGGGATCAAGGAGCACATCGAGATCCCCGGAATCCGCTACGACCCGGAGATCGGGATCCTCGGGATGAACGTCTCGATACTCCTCGAGAGGCCAGGCTACAGCGTCTCCAGGAGGAGCAGGCGCACCTCCAAGGTGGGCAAGGCCCACCGCGTGTCGAGGGAGGACTCCCTCGACTACTTCAGGAACAACTTCGGGGTTACTGTTTCATGA
- a CDS encoding 30S ribosomal protein S4e, which translates to MGKKGGRNKLKRVAAPRSWDISRKGPRFVFKPTPGPHPIATSYPLGVVLRDLASMATLSKELKYMVKTGKVKVDGVERSTPSFPVGLFNLVSVPLEGVDYRLVPSPKGLVLAKVSSSETAKKLCSIHSKTKVRGGHTQYGLHDGRSVLDDKLNLSPGDAILLEVPSQKVLGQARLEKGGIGLVLTGLRAGQTGKIVEVKNGTISREKMVRISLPSGEAEIPSRLVFPVGTEEPLITVGAAS; encoded by the coding sequence TTGGGAAAGAAAGGCGGTCGCAACAAGCTCAAGCGGGTCGCGGCGCCCCGCTCCTGGGACATCTCCAGGAAGGGTCCGCGCTTCGTGTTCAAGCCCACGCCCGGGCCGCACCCGATTGCCACCTCCTACCCTCTCGGGGTCGTCCTCAGGGACCTGGCCTCGATGGCCACCCTTTCGAAGGAGCTGAAGTACATGGTCAAGACCGGTAAGGTGAAGGTGGACGGTGTCGAGAGGTCGACGCCCAGCTTCCCAGTGGGGCTCTTCAACCTCGTCAGCGTGCCGCTCGAAGGCGTGGACTACCGCCTGGTCCCCTCGCCCAAGGGGCTGGTGCTTGCCAAGGTCTCCTCCTCAGAGACGGCCAAGAAGCTCTGCAGCATCCACTCAAAGACCAAGGTGAGAGGGGGTCACACCCAGTACGGCCTTCACGACGGCCGTTCTGTCCTGGACGACAAGCTCAACCTGTCTCCCGGCGACGCGATCCTCCTCGAGGTCCCCTCCCAGAAGGTACTCGGCCAGGCGCGCCTCGAAAAGGGAGGCATTGGCCTCGTGCTCACCGGGCTGCGGGCAGGACAGACGGGCAAGATAGTAGAAGTGAAGAACGGGACGATTTCGAGGGAGAAGATGGTCAGGATATCCCTCCCCAGCGGCGAGGCTGAGATCCCCTCCCGGCTGGTCTTCCCCGTCGGGACCGAAGAGCCGCTGATCACCGTGGGGGCCGCCTCTTGA
- the rplX gene encoding 50S ribosomal protein L24 yields MKFGSTLSDDLRKKFGRRTAKPRAGDSVRIVRGEFKDIEGKVTRVHPKDGKLNVEGVTREKIKGGTSPVPIDSSKVILTSISLDDKTRKARLEGSA; encoded by the coding sequence ATGAAGTTCGGTTCCACCCTCTCCGACGACCTCAGGAAGAAGTTCGGCCGACGGACAGCGAAGCCGAGGGCAGGGGACTCCGTCAGGATAGTCAGGGGAGAGTTCAAGGACATCGAGGGCAAGGTCACGAGGGTCCACCCCAAGGACGGCAAGCTCAACGTCGAGGGAGTCACCAGGGAGAAGATCAAGGGAGGCACCTCGCCGGTCCCCATCGACTCCTCCAAGGTAATCCTGACCTCGATCTCGCTCGACGACAAGACCCGCAAGGCAAGGCTGGAGGGAAGCGCCTAG
- a CDS encoding 50S ribosomal protein L14, with amino-acid sequence MSTKSRAVSAKGVEEFKNYITRAIPLYAVITCADNTGAKTLRVVQVTKAKGRLSRVPAASVGDSIVCVVKKGPPDLKKTVFGAVIIRQKYPVRRVSGQRVVFEDNAAVIITPEGDLKGTDIKGPVASEAAEKWPRIANLASIII; translated from the coding sequence GTGTCCACGAAGTCTCGTGCAGTCTCTGCAAAGGGGGTAGAGGAGTTCAAGAACTACATCACCCGCGCAATCCCTCTCTACGCGGTGATCACGTGCGCGGACAACACGGGGGCGAAGACCCTGAGGGTCGTCCAGGTCACGAAGGCGAAGGGCAGGCTGAGCAGGGTCCCGGCAGCCTCTGTCGGCGACTCGATCGTCTGCGTTGTGAAGAAGGGCCCACCGGACTTGAAGAAGACGGTCTTCGGTGCAGTGATAATCAGGCAGAAGTACCCGGTCCGGAGGGTCAGCGGCCAGAGAGTAGTCTTCGAGGATAACGCCGCGGTGATCATCACGCCCGAAGGCGACCTGAAGGGCACGGACATCAAGGGCCCTGTCGCGAGCGAGGCCGCAGAGAAGTGGCCGAGGATAGCCAACCTGGCATCCATCATCATATAG
- a CDS encoding 30S ribosomal protein S17 yields MSTAGLEIAAPKKTCQDERCPFHGSLKVRGRLLTGKAVSTAGKGFVVVEMGFLHMVKKYNRGERRRSRISAHLPSCITVADGDAVTIAECRPLSKTISFVVVESRGAK; encoded by the coding sequence ATGAGCACCGCAGGACTCGAGATAGCCGCGCCCAAGAAGACGTGCCAGGACGAGAGGTGCCCGTTCCACGGGAGCCTCAAGGTCCGCGGCCGCCTCCTCACAGGCAAGGCAGTCTCCACGGCCGGCAAGGGCTTCGTAGTGGTCGAGATGGGGTTTCTCCACATGGTGAAGAAGTACAACAGAGGGGAGAGGCGCCGCAGCAGGATCAGCGCGCACCTTCCGTCTTGCATAACGGTAGCCGACGGTGACGCGGTCACAATAGCGGAGTGCAGGCCGCTCTCCAAGACGATCTCCTTCGTGGTCGTCGAGTCGAGGGGGGCAAAGTAG
- a CDS encoding ribonuclease P protein subunit: protein MNVIGRAVSVARAEDPSKVGLAGTVVLETSKTLLLKSGDRKLMVEKKGSLFVLSGIEGPVEGSTIMGRLQDRWGRTG from the coding sequence GTGAACGTCATAGGTCGCGCAGTCTCGGTCGCTAGGGCCGAGGACCCGAGCAAGGTGGGCCTCGCCGGCACAGTCGTGCTCGAGACCTCCAAGACGCTCCTGCTAAAGTCTGGTGACAGGAAGCTCATGGTGGAGAAGAAGGGGAGCCTCTTCGTCCTGTCAGGCATCGAGGGGCCGGTCGAAGGCTCGACCATCATGGGCAGGCTGCAGGACCGCTGGGGGCGGACGGGATGA